AAGCGGCAATTCGCTTTAAAGAGAAAAAATATTAGGTGGAAAGGGACAATGTAAATGCCAAACGTTACCCTGTACAACTTCACCAGGTGTTTAATGAAATTACTTGACTTTAAAAGTCATTCATTATATGATAACAGATGGTATTTTCATTACCACCACAAATAAGCCCCGAAACTTATAGTGTAGACTAATGAAAAATAACGGTAATCGAATCGATTAGGAGGATATATACATGCGTACAACATTCATGGCTAAAGGTCACGAAGTAGACCGTAAATGGTTAGTAGTTGATGCAGAAGGCCAAACTCTTGGACGTTTAGCTTCTGAAGTAGCTGCAATCTTACGTGGTAAACATAAACCAACATTCACACCAAACGTTGACACAGGTGATCACGTAATCATCATCAACGCTGACAAAATCCATTTAACTGGTAACAAATTAGAGGGTAAACTTTACCGTCACCACACTCAATTTGCGGGTGGTTTAAAAACTCGTACTGCTGGCGAAATGTTAGAAAAGTACCCAACACGTATGATCGAATTAGCTGTAAAAGGGATGCTTCCTAAAAACTCTTTAGGTCGTAAAATGTTCGGTAAACTTAACGTTTACACTGGAACTGAGCACCCACATGCTGCACAAAAACCAGAAGCATATGAGCTTCGCGGATAATATAAATTAAGAGGAGGATATTACTTTGGCACAAGTTCAATACATCGGCACTGGTCGCCGTAAAAGCTCTGTAGCTCGCGTACGTTTAGTACCAGGTACAGGTAAAATTGTTATCAACAAACGTGAAATCGAAGAATACGTACCATTCGCTGCATTACGTGAAGTAATTAAACAACCATTAGTAGCTACTGAAACTACAGGAAGCTATGATATCCACGTAAACGTTAACGGTGGTGGATACACTGGTCAAGCTGGAGCTGTACGTCATGGTATCGCTCGTGCTCTACTTCAAGTAGACCCAGATTTCCGTGCTGCACTTAAATCAGCTGGATTACTTACTCGTGATTCACGCATGAAAGAACGTAAAAAACCAGGTCTACGCGGCGCTCGTCGTGCACCTCAGTTCTCAAAACGTTAATCAACCGATTCTATACGTTTTCAAAACCCTTTCCCACTTTTGTGGGGGAGGGTTTTTTGTGTTTAGAAAATTGTATACAAAATTGAATTATTAAAAATATTGAAAAATATTAGCTACCTTTAGTAAAATCTAAAAAAGAATAGTAGATGCTAAGCATTTAGGGATTTAAAAATTACATATGCAAAGGATGTGTAAACATTCTTATGAATATGGAAAAGAAGCAAGACCTTGCTTTTAAGTTTATTCTCGCCTACTTTATCGTTTTCATTATCTTAAAAGAAATATTTACTTTTTCAAGGCTGGTTAATTATTCCGTACCCATCATTGGAGTCCTCATCGCAGCATTTTTACGTTATAAATTGAAAGATAAAAAATCGGACTAACTTTATTTAAAATTTAGAACACATCGTTATAATCTACGTGTTGACCCTCTGTTTGGATTACGTTTATTTCTGCACTTACATTTTTCATGAATAAACAAATAGACAAGGATGTGGAAACATTCTTATGAATATGGAAAAGAAGCGAGACATTGCTGCAAAGTGTTTACTCGGCTGCTTTATTATTTTTTATATCTTAACTGAAATTTTTGCTGCGTCAAAACCGTTTCGATTTACAGGCTACATTATTGGCTTCCTCATCGCCATATTCTTACATTATAAGTTTAAAGATAAAAAATCGGACTAATATATAAAAGTACAAAAACCATCTTTCAAAACTTTTTTAGTGTTTGAGGGGTGGTTTTTGGTGTTTACATTACTTGTAATAGCGATGAGACAAACAACTATTATCTGAAATATATTCAAAATGTATTAATGAAAATTTTTTTCATACAATTCTAATTATTGAAAATTATTTCTTTTTATATTATTTTAATTTTGAAAGCACTTTTATGTAATGAATGTTTAGATAGGGGGTGTATACATATGAATCTTTTGGATAGAATGCGAGATCAATTTCATTCCTTTACGGAAAAAGAACAAGTTATTGCGAGTTACATCATTCAGAGAACAAGCATACAGAATGAAAATATAACTGTATTGGCAAAAGAATTGAATACTTCACCTGCCACTATAACTCGCTTTTGTAAAAAGGTAGGCTGTAAAAGTTTTATTGAGATGAAGATGGAGTTAGAAAGAGGAGCTGCTATACACAAAAGTTTAAACAATCAACGAACATAAAAATGTATCTTAATTTGTATGGAACTTTGGCTTGGGCATTTTTCATCCACAAATTTATTGTCATATGGTGTGCAACAATTGTTGATGAAAGCGTTTTAATCGTCTTAAATAATACTACGAAAAAGTGAGGTTAAGCAAAATGAAAAAAATATTATTCTGCTCAATACTACTTATTTCAATTATTATAGCAGCGGGCTGTAAATCTAAAAGTGAAAGTGAAGCGACAGAATCCTCTGAAGAAGCATCAGTAGAATCCTCCGAAGAATTATCAGGAGATATTGTGATGTGGCATTCATTTACACAAGGACCTAGACTAGAAAGCATACAAAAAACAGCAGATCAATTTATGAAGGATCATCCAAAAGTAAACATAAAAATTGAAACATTTTCATGGAATGATTTTTATACAAAATGGACAACAGGTTTAAACTCAGGAAATGTACCGGACATAAGCACAGCGCTACCTAATCAAGTTATAGAGATGGTAAATTCAGATGCTTTAATCCCGCTCAACGATACGATTGACAAAATAGGTAAAGAAAAATTCAGTAGCAATGCATTAGATGAAGCAAAAGTGCAAGACAACTACTTTTCAATACCACTGTACTCACATGCACAAGTAATGTGGGTTAGAACTGACTTATTGGAAAAATATAATTTAGAAGTGCCCAAAACTTGGGATCAATTATATGAAGCAAGTAAGAAAATGAAGGAAGACGGAGTTTATGGAGTATCTGTTCCGATGGGGACGAATGATTTTATGGCGACAAGATTCCTCAACTTTTATGTAAGAAGTGCTGGCGGAAGCTTACTAACGAAAGATTATAAAGCTGATTTAACAAGTAAGATTGCACAGGACGGTATTAAATACTGGATCAAAATGTATGAAGAAATATCCCCGAAAGACTCCTTAAACTTCAATGTTTTACAACAAGCTACGTTATTTTACCAAGGAAAAACAGCATTTGATTTCAACTCAGGTTTCCATATTGGTGGCGTTCAAGCTAATAGCCCACAATTGTTAAATTCTATTGATGCGTACCCTATTCCAAAAGTAAATGAAGCTGATCCTGATTACGGGATTGAAACATCCAACGTACCTTTGGTTATTTGGAAAAACTCAAAGCACGCAGATGTCGCGAAAGCATTTTTAGAAAAGCTATTTGAAGAGGGCAACTATCTTGAGTTTTTAGATGCAACACCTGTCGGCATGTTACCAACGATTGATAATATTACAGATAATCCTGCTTATAAAGAAAATGAAATAAGAAAGCAATTTGAACATGCTGAAGAAGTAATTACTAAAGCTGTGAAAGAAGGAACAGCTATTGGCTATGAGAATGGTCCAAGTATTCAAGCGGGTATTATGACGAACCGACATATTATTGAAGAAATGTTCCAAGATATTATTTCAAATGGCACAGATCCGATGGAAGCAGCAAAAAAAGCGGAAATGAAGCTCAATGATCTATTCGAAACAGTAGCTGTAAATTAGAGGGAAGTATAAGAAGGCGACGACTCAAGTGGGACAAGCAAGGAAAGAAAATCTGCGGCTAAGTTAGCAAGAAAGTGGCTCTGCTTGCCCACAATCGTCTGCCGATTTCCAATAGACATGTTGGAAAGAAAAATGGAGTTGAATGTTTGTTGGACATAGTAGTCAAGCAAAAGTAAAAAGGCGTTTCACTTTTTGCTTTAAAAGAAAGGAGTCAACATGCTAATAAAGAAATTTGATTACGCCCGCTGGCTATTTGTAATGCCAGCAATAATAATTGTTGGTTTACTATTTGTTTACCCATTTTTATCTAGTATTTATTTCAGCTTTACAACGAAAAATTTATTATCACCGAACTATCAATTTGTCGGTCTTGAGAATTATAGAAAAGTATTAGCTGACCCAGATTTTTGGAACTCATTTTTTAATTCATTAAAATGGACTTTCTTTTCTTTAGTCGGTCAAGTTTTAGTTGGCTTTATTTTAGCTCTAGCTATACATAGAATAAAGCGATTTAAATGGTTATATCGAACACTGCTTATTATACCTTGGGCATTTCCAACGATAGTTATCGCCTTTTCATGGCAATGGATATTAAACGGAGTGTACGGTTATTTGCCAAATCTAATCGTCAAATTAGGATTGATGAATAATCCACCTGCATTTTTTACCGATAGTACGTGGGCGTTTGTTTGTTTAGTAGGAATCAATATTTGGTTTGGTGCACCTTTAATCATGGTGAATGTATTATCGGCATTACAAACCGTTCCTCAAGAACAATTTGAAGCGGCTAGAATTGATGGTGCTTCCTCTTGGCAAGTATTTAGGTTTATCACGTTACCCCATATTCGGGTAGTCATTGGCTTATTAGTCGTATTAAGAACAATATGGATTTTTAACAACTTCGATATTGTGTACTTACTAACAGGAGGGGGACCTTCAAATGCTACAACGACACTCCCTATCTTTGCCTATAACCTTGGTTGGGGAACACAGTTATTAGGACGTTCCTCTGCAGTAACGGTATTGCTATTTTTATTCCTTTTAACAATTTGTTTACTTTATTTCTATATTATTAGGAAATGGGAAAAGGAGTCGAAATAAAATGGTTAAAAATAAAAAAACAATTGTAAGTTCATTTCTGTCTCATGCTTTGCTAATAATAGCTACTATTCTTGCCGTATTCCCTTTAGTATGGATTTTCCTCTCCTCGGTTAAAGGCAAAGGTGAGTTAACGCAATTCCCAACAAGATTTTTTCCAAAGGACTTTACATTAGAGTATTTTATCCACGTAATTAGAGATTTACATTTTATAGATAATATCAAAAATAGTGTGTTAATCTCCTTAAGTACAACGGTCATTGCTATTATTATTTCCTCAACCGCAGCGTATGGAATAGTGAGATTTTTTCCGAAATTGGGTTCGATTATGTCGAAATTATTAATCACTACCTATATATTCCCACCTATATTATTAGCCATTCCATACTCTTTAGTAATGGCAACCATTGGTCTAAGTAATAGTCTAATTGGTTTAATTATCGTTTATCTATCATTTAGTGTCCCGTATGCGGTATGGCTATTAGTTGGTTTTTTTCAAACAGTACCCATTGGCATAGAAGAGTCTGCCCAGATTGATGGAGCAAATAAATTTACTATATTTTTTAGAGTTGTGTTACCTATCGTAGCTCCTGGGATTGTCGCTACTGCCATTTATACGTTTATCAATGCATGGAATGAATTTTTGTATGCCTTAATCTTAATTAATGATACTAGCAAAATGACCGTTGCAGTTGCTTTAAGATCATTAAACGGTTCGGAAATTTTGGATTGGGGAGATATGATGGCAGCTTCTGTCATCGTTGTGTTGCCATCGATTATCTTTTTCATTTTTATTCAAAATAAAATTGCAAGTGGGCTTTCAGAAGGTGCCGTTAAATAATTAGATGGAGGTGGTATTTTAATGTTTAAAGTCGGAACATTTAAAATAATGATTATCGTATTATTTTTCGTTTTTAGTACTTTAGGAAGTGCTCCAGTATATGCGAAAGATAGTTCAAATCCTGCTAAATTAGTTTATCAGACAGATAATTTGGAATTGAAGAACCAAGGCAAAGATATTACGAATGATGTGAAAGACGTATTGGATAGTGAATCTACGACCATTATCATCAAGTTTAAAACCGATAATCAAAATGCATTACAAGCTTTGTTTAGCTCGTCTAATAATAATCCTTATTTTAGAAATAACTATTTTGATATTTTTATGAGAAATAATGGAGAGTTAGGAATTGAGGTAAGGGATGCGACGGAACATATCAATTATTTATTTGCTAGACCAGCATCATTATGGGGGAAGAGTAAGAATAAAACAGCATTAAATGCGATAGCATTCGTTGCAAATGCAGAAGAGAAATCGTATAAGTTATTTGCAAATGGAGATAAGATTTTAGAGGAAAACGTTTCAAACTATAAGTCGTTAACGGACATTTATGGAGTAAATACGTTCTTGATTGGTGGCGTGAATCGTGAAGGAAAACTAGAGTTCGGCTTTGATGGAGAGATTTACACGTTAGCAATATACAATGGTGTACTGACTAACGATGTATTATTACATGAAACGAGCAATGCACTAAATAAAATGATATTTACATCAGGTGATGCGTCCAAGGCGAATTATTTTAGAATTCCTGCTTTGTATACATTAAATTCAGGGAGGGTCTTAGCAAGTGCAGATGCAAGATACGGGGGGACACATGATTCGAGAAGTAAAATTAATATCGTTACGTCCTATAGTGATGATAATGGTAGAACGTGGACTCCTCCGAAGTTTGCATTGAAATTTGATGATTATGAAGAACAGACAATCGAATGGCCAAGAGATAATGTTCGTAAAAACATACAGATTAGCGGTAGTGCTTCATTTATAGATTCAGCATTAGTGCAAGACAAGCAGACGAATAAGGTTATTTTAATGGCCGATTTTATGCCTGCGGGGATAGGGAACCATAATGCATTAAAAAATGACTCTGGTTATAAAGAAATAAATGGGGCGTATTATTTGAAGTTAAGGAAATCTAATGAATCTACCTATCATTACTCAATTAGAGAAAATGGAGTCATTTTTAATGATACGGTCAATCAGCCTACAGAATATAAAGTTGATGGCTATTACAATTTAATGAAAAATGATGATTATTTATATGTACCACAATATTCAGTGAGGTTTGATAACGACAGGCTAATCGAATATCAAAATGGAAAAAATGTCAAAATGAATATTTTTTATAAGGATTCACTCTTTAAAATCACCCCGACCAATTATTTAGGTTTTACTATAAGCGATGATTTGGGAGAAACTTGGGGCGCTCCTAAATTACTACCACCATTTAATGGTCTAAACAAAAATGCCACATATTTGAGTCCTGGACAAGGTATCGTGCTTAGTAATATGAACCGAATAATTTTTGCCACATATACAAATGGACAGATGGTGTATTTAATTAGTGATGATCATGGTAACTCGTGGTCGCATCGCACGGCATCATTACCTTTTGCCAATGCTACAGCAGAGGCGCAAATGGTAGAGCTAAGCCCAGGAGTTATTCAAACATATTTAAGAACTTCAACAGGGAAAATCGGCTATATGACAAGTACCGATTATGGTGATACATGGAGCGCAGTGCAATATCTTGAGCATGTTCAAAATCCTTTTTATGGTACGCAACTATCGATTATAAAATACTCTCAAAAGGTAAACGGTCACGATATTTTATTGATGAGTACCCCAAATTCAAAAAATGGTAGAAGAAGCGGTCAAATTTGGGTGGGTATCGTAAATGAAACAAATCCTTCTGTCAATTGGCAAAAGAAATACGATGTTGATTTTAGCAACTATGGATATTCGTATTCCGCAATAACGGAATTACCGAATCAAGAAATTGGGCTTCTATATGAGAAATATGATTCTTGGTCGCGCAATGAGCTGCATTTAAAGAACGTTTTAAAGTTTGAAATATTAACATTGGAAGATATATATCAATAATAATTAGGAGGGAATACTCGTGGTGAATTATGCAATAGTGGGTACTGGATACTTTGGTGCGGAATTAGGAAGGTCCATTCTAAAAAACAAGGATGCTAACATTGTTGCCATTTATGATCCTGAGAATGCTAAAGAGGTAAGTGTAGAGTTAAAGGCAGAGGTTTCAACCTCCTTGGATGACTTAGTAACAAGAGAAGATGTGGATTGTGTTGTTGTAGCTTCGCCAAATTATTTGCATAAGGAGCCGGTTGTGAAGGCTGCTGAAAATGGCAAACATGTATTTTGTGAAAAACCTATCGCTTTATGCTATGAAGATTGTAAAGACATGGTGGAAGCTTGTAAAAAGAATAACGTGATATTTTTTGCTGGTCATATTATGAATTTCTTCAATGGTGTGCAGTATGCAAAGAAACTAATCAATGAAGGGGAAATCGGGGATATTTTGTTTTGTCATGCGGCAAGAAATGGTTGGGAAGAAAAGCAACCGGAAGTGTCTTGGAAAAAAATAAGAGAGAAATCAGGTGGGCATTTATATCATCATATTCACGAATTAGATTGTATTCAATTTATTATGGGGGGGCTCCCTCAAAAAGCAACAATGATTGGCGGAAACGTTGCTCATAGAGGTGAGCATTTTGGAAATGAAGATGATATGATTTTTGTCAATTTAGAATTTGAGAATAAAAAGTTTGCGCTACTAGAATGGGGTTCAGCATTTCGATATGGCGAACATTATGTTTTAATCCAAGGAACAAAGGGATACATAAAATTGGATATGTACAATGTAAAAGGAACGTTAAAGGTGGATGGCAAAGAGAAGCATTTTCTTATCCATGAAACACAAGAAGAAGATGACGATCGGACAAGAATTTATAATAGTTCCGAAATGGATGGTGCTATCCAATATGGGAAACCAGGGAAAAGAACGCCTTTATGGCTTTCTTCTGTAATAGACAAAGAAATGAAGTACTTACATCAAGTGCTACAAGGAGCGGAAGTAGGCGAGGAGTTTCAAAAACTTTTAAACGGACAAGCCGCTTTAGAAGCCATTGCAACAGCGGATGCATGTACACTTTCAATCCTCGAAGATCGAAAAGTAGACCTTTCAGAAATTGTAAAGTAGACAGAAAGCCTGTGATGTCCAGCACAGGCTTTTAGTGAAATACTTGGCAGGTGTTTTTGGAAATAGAATTAACACGGGAAAGGATGTGGAAGTTTCCTATGACTATGAAGAAGAGAAAGATTGCTACAAAGTATTTGCTCGCATGCTTCATTATTTTTTATGTCATAAAAAGGATTATAAAGTAGGGAGACACTATGGTTAGTGAAAAAATATTCAAAGAAATAGAATCACTTTTATTTACAGAAGCTGAGTTTGGAGCACTTTTTGATATTCAAATCGATTATTTAAAGGAAACTGTCAGATTAGATGTGCTTAGTACAAGTAGAAAACGTATTAAAAAGACCATTCTATTATTTGAACAAGTACTTTCTTTGTACGTGTGTAAGTCTGAGGATGCAGAGGGCTTTCGTTTAAACGAGCTAAATGATACAGACGTTGCATTATTATCAGAAATTAGCTACCACCCATATGGCTTTGGGAAAATAAATGTGGAAACCATAAATGCCAAATTAAAAGGGTTTAAAGAAATTACTTCAAATACTAATTTTTATTTTCAAGTAAACAATAAAGATTATTTCTTTTTGGAAGCAAATCGTTTAGTCATCAATAATAAAGTGTTTAATAATTTGTTAGTTCCTTAAAAAACGTGAATTCTTTTAAATCAAGGAGATATTATGGAACAAGAAAAAATAATGGAAGAAATTCAAACATTACTATCGGAAGAAACAGCGTTCGGTGTGGTGACGAATGTCGATATCGGTTATTTTGGAGAAACCGTTAAATTAGTTGTCGCTAAAAAATACAAACAAGAAGTGTTGAAAAAGGTTGTTTTCTTTGAACAAGTACTTTCCCTATACATGTGTCAGCTTGAAGATATAGAGGGATTCCGTTTAAATGACTACGATTATGGAGATGAGTTATTGCTAACAGGAATCAGTTATCATCCAGATGGCTTTGACAAAATTACAATCGAAAGTTTAGATTCTGAATTAAAAGGCATTGAAGAAATTTCATCTACTACAAATTTTAGCTTCCACATCAACAATAAAGATTATTTCTTTATAGAAGCGAATCGTTTAGTTTTTGAGGGCAAAGTTTATCAAGATTTAATTGCTCCAGAAAATAAGCTGAAATGGGAAGATGAAAGTTAATTGTCTATAGGAAGATGCGATTGTACGCTGTAATGTAAGAAGAGCATTAGAGGCCTTCATTAATTAAATAAAAAATTTTCAAACTCTCAAGCCAATTGCTTGGGAGTTTTTTGTTTACTTTCTAGCATAGTTCCAACACGAACTTCGTACACTATAACTAAAGGGTGGTGGATATGGGTGAAGCGCTGGCTTGCACTAGGAGTAATTATGCTAATGAGTATAGTGGTCGTGGCATATGAAACGAATGCTTCGGACCGCAACTTCTTCTTACCTGACCCACTTGGTGGCACGAAAATTGTCATTGATGCGGGACATGGTGGTCAGGATGGAGGTGCTTCAAAGGGCGAAGTAATTGAAAAGGACATTACACTTGCAATTGCTCAGCACGTGGAGAAGCAATTAAAGAAGAAGGGCGCAACAGTCGTGATGACGCGTACACAGGATGGAGATGTTATTGATGAACACGCGCCATCAGAAAAATTTGGCACACTAAGGGAACGCAAAAAGCAAGATATCTTTTTAAGGAAGGATATTGTTGCAAAAGAACAGCCGAATATTTTTATTACGATTCATGCCAATGCAATTCCAGAGACAAAATGGCGTGGAGCACAGGTGTTTTATCATAAAGACGGACATGCTGATGGGGAATTGCTAGCCAATAGCATTCAGCAATCGATTCGTACGAAATTACAAAATACCGATCGGGAAGCGTTAGCAATTAAACAAATCTACTTGCTGAAAAAAGCGGAAGTACCTGCCGCATTAGTCGAGACTGGATTTATCAGTAATGATGAGGAACGTGCGCTATTAGTCGATAAAAAATATCAAGAAAAAATGGCGGATGCTATCGTTGAAGGTATTGAAGACTACTTACTTGGGAAAATTGAATAGAGCAACAGCTACTATGTAAATCAAAGCATTATGATATACTAACATTGACAGAAAATAAGGGGAGTGTTCGTCGTGATAACAGAACAACAAGTGCGAGAAATACTGGGACAACTACAAGATCCATTTTTACATAAATCATTAGCAGAAACTGACGGTATTACAAATGTGGCAATTAAAGAAGAAAAAAACCATGTCAGTGTAAAAATCGCGATTGCTAAAACAAATACACCGGAGCAAATGCAACTTCAAATGAAGATTGTAGATGTATTAAAAGAAGCGGGAGCTAACACGGTTGGTATTCGCTTTGAAGAATTATCAGCAGAAAAATTACAAAGTTTCCGTGGCACAGCAACAGAAGCTGAAGCGCAAGATATTTTATCACCACTAAGTACAGTACAAGTGATTTCAATTGCTTCCGGGAAAGGTGGCGTAGGGAAATCTACAGTATCTGTTAACTTAGCGGTAGCGCTAGCCCGTCTAGGAAAAAAAGTAGGTTTAATTGATGCTGATATTTATGGATTCAGTGTACCTGACATGATGGGTGTTACAGATATGCCAAAGGTAGTAGACAATCGTATTTTCCCAGTTGACCGTTTTGGTGTAAAAGTGATCTCAATGGGATTCTTCGTTGAAAATAATGCACCAATCGTTTGGCGTGGACCAATGCTAGGGAAAGTATTAGATCAATTCTTCCGCGATGTAGAATGGGGCGAGCTGGACTATCTTCTATTAGACTTACCACCAGGAACAGGTGATGTAGCTTTAGACATTCATCAAATGTTACCTTCTTCAAAAGAAATTGTTGTAACTACGCCTCACCCAACAGCAGCATTTGTTGCCGCTCGTGCAGGGGCAATGGCTCTACAAACTGACCATGAAATTCTAGGTGTTATTGAAAATATGGCATGGTTTGAGTCGAAATCAGGGGAACGTGAATTTGTATTTGGTCAAGGTGGCGGTGCAAAGTTAACAGAAGAGCTACGCACAGAGCTACTTGGACAAATTCCACTTGGTCAGCCAGATTGGACGGATGAGG
This genomic interval from Lysinibacillus sphaericus contains the following:
- the rplM gene encoding 50S ribosomal protein L13 codes for the protein MRTTFMAKGHEVDRKWLVVDAEGQTLGRLASEVAAILRGKHKPTFTPNVDTGDHVIIINADKIHLTGNKLEGKLYRHHTQFAGGLKTRTAGEMLEKYPTRMIELAVKGMLPKNSLGRKMFGKLNVYTGTEHPHAAQKPEAYELRG
- a CDS encoding carbohydrate ABC transporter permease, yielding MLIKKFDYARWLFVMPAIIIVGLLFVYPFLSSIYFSFTTKNLLSPNYQFVGLENYRKVLADPDFWNSFFNSLKWTFFSLVGQVLVGFILALAIHRIKRFKWLYRTLLIIPWAFPTIVIAFSWQWILNGVYGYLPNLIVKLGLMNNPPAFFTDSTWAFVCLVGINIWFGAPLIMVNVLSALQTVPQEQFEAARIDGASSWQVFRFITLPHIRVVIGLLVVLRTIWIFNNFDIVYLLTGGGPSNATTTLPIFAYNLGWGTQLLGRSSAVTVLLFLFLLTICLLYFYIIRKWEKESK
- a CDS encoding N-acetylmuramoyl-L-alanine amidase — translated: MKRWLALGVIMLMSIVVVAYETNASDRNFFLPDPLGGTKIVIDAGHGGQDGGASKGEVIEKDITLAIAQHVEKQLKKKGATVVMTRTQDGDVIDEHAPSEKFGTLRERKKQDIFLRKDIVAKEQPNIFITIHANAIPETKWRGAQVFYHKDGHADGELLANSIQQSIRTKLQNTDREALAIKQIYLLKKAEVPAALVETGFISNDEERALLVDKKYQEKMADAIVEGIEDYLLGKIE
- a CDS encoding Gfo/Idh/MocA family protein yields the protein MVNYAIVGTGYFGAELGRSILKNKDANIVAIYDPENAKEVSVELKAEVSTSLDDLVTREDVDCVVVASPNYLHKEPVVKAAENGKHVFCEKPIALCYEDCKDMVEACKKNNVIFFAGHIMNFFNGVQYAKKLINEGEIGDILFCHAARNGWEEKQPEVSWKKIREKSGGHLYHHIHELDCIQFIMGGLPQKATMIGGNVAHRGEHFGNEDDMIFVNLEFENKKFALLEWGSAFRYGEHYVLIQGTKGYIKLDMYNVKGTLKVDGKEKHFLIHETQEEDDDRTRIYNSSEMDGAIQYGKPGKRTPLWLSSVIDKEMKYLHQVLQGAEVGEEFQKLLNGQAALEAIATADACTLSILEDRKVDLSEIVK
- a CDS encoding ABC transporter substrate-binding protein, which gives rise to MKKILFCSILLISIIIAAGCKSKSESEATESSEEASVESSEELSGDIVMWHSFTQGPRLESIQKTADQFMKDHPKVNIKIETFSWNDFYTKWTTGLNSGNVPDISTALPNQVIEMVNSDALIPLNDTIDKIGKEKFSSNALDEAKVQDNYFSIPLYSHAQVMWVRTDLLEKYNLEVPKTWDQLYEASKKMKEDGVYGVSVPMGTNDFMATRFLNFYVRSAGGSLLTKDYKADLTSKIAQDGIKYWIKMYEEISPKDSLNFNVLQQATLFYQGKTAFDFNSGFHIGGVQANSPQLLNSIDAYPIPKVNEADPDYGIETSNVPLVIWKNSKHADVAKAFLEKLFEEGNYLEFLDATPVGMLPTIDNITDNPAYKENEIRKQFEHAEEVITKAVKEGTAIGYENGPSIQAGIMTNRHIIEEMFQDIISNGTDPMEAAKKAEMKLNDLFETVAVN
- a CDS encoding carbohydrate ABC transporter permease — encoded protein: MVKNKKTIVSSFLSHALLIIATILAVFPLVWIFLSSVKGKGELTQFPTRFFPKDFTLEYFIHVIRDLHFIDNIKNSVLISLSTTVIAIIISSTAAYGIVRFFPKLGSIMSKLLITTYIFPPILLAIPYSLVMATIGLSNSLIGLIIVYLSFSVPYAVWLLVGFFQTVPIGIEESAQIDGANKFTIFFRVVLPIVAPGIVATAIYTFINAWNEFLYALILINDTSKMTVAVALRSLNGSEILDWGDMMAASVIVVLPSIIFFIFIQNKIASGLSEGAVK
- a CDS encoding sialidase family protein, producing the protein MFKVGTFKIMIIVLFFVFSTLGSAPVYAKDSSNPAKLVYQTDNLELKNQGKDITNDVKDVLDSESTTIIIKFKTDNQNALQALFSSSNNNPYFRNNYFDIFMRNNGELGIEVRDATEHINYLFARPASLWGKSKNKTALNAIAFVANAEEKSYKLFANGDKILEENVSNYKSLTDIYGVNTFLIGGVNREGKLEFGFDGEIYTLAIYNGVLTNDVLLHETSNALNKMIFTSGDASKANYFRIPALYTLNSGRVLASADARYGGTHDSRSKINIVTSYSDDNGRTWTPPKFALKFDDYEEQTIEWPRDNVRKNIQISGSASFIDSALVQDKQTNKVILMADFMPAGIGNHNALKNDSGYKEINGAYYLKLRKSNESTYHYSIRENGVIFNDTVNQPTEYKVDGYYNLMKNDDYLYVPQYSVRFDNDRLIEYQNGKNVKMNIFYKDSLFKITPTNYLGFTISDDLGETWGAPKLLPPFNGLNKNATYLSPGQGIVLSNMNRIIFATYTNGQMVYLISDDHGNSWSHRTASLPFANATAEAQMVELSPGVIQTYLRTSTGKIGYMTSTDYGDTWSAVQYLEHVQNPFYGTQLSIIKYSQKVNGHDILLMSTPNSKNGRRSGQIWVGIVNETNPSVNWQKKYDVDFSNYGYSYSAITELPNQEIGLLYEKYDSWSRNELHLKNVLKFEILTLEDIYQ
- a CDS encoding YxiG family protein; the encoded protein is MVSEKIFKEIESLLFTEAEFGALFDIQIDYLKETVRLDVLSTSRKRIKKTILLFEQVLSLYVCKSEDAEGFRLNELNDTDVALLSEISYHPYGFGKINVETINAKLKGFKEITSNTNFYFQVNNKDYFFLEANRLVINNKVFNNLLVP
- a CDS encoding MurR/RpiR family transcriptional regulator produces the protein MNLLDRMRDQFHSFTEKEQVIASYIIQRTSIQNENITVLAKELNTSPATITRFCKKVGCKSFIEMKMELERGAAIHKSLNNQRT
- the rpsI gene encoding 30S ribosomal protein S9, which gives rise to MAQVQYIGTGRRKSSVARVRLVPGTGKIVINKREIEEYVPFAALREVIKQPLVATETTGSYDIHVNVNGGGYTGQAGAVRHGIARALLQVDPDFRAALKSAGLLTRDSRMKERKKPGLRGARRAPQFSKR
- a CDS encoding YxiG family protein yields the protein MEQEKIMEEIQTLLSEETAFGVVTNVDIGYFGETVKLVVAKKYKQEVLKKVVFFEQVLSLYMCQLEDIEGFRLNDYDYGDELLLTGISYHPDGFDKITIESLDSELKGIEEISSTTNFSFHINNKDYFFIEANRLVFEGKVYQDLIAPENKLKWEDES